The nucleotide sequence TTGATGGACTGGACCGTGGAGCTGGAGCTCAGAATCAGTGCTGTCTCATGCACCCAGCTGGTTACTGACCCACACAGAAGAAAAGCAATGAACATTATGATACAGAACTTTTATGAAATGTAATGTTgtcattcagtaagtttatttaATCACTCAACTctcataaaaaactaaattaataaattatattgagAATGATTTAATCAGACAGAACTGTCtacactttttacatttaaaataaatttttaaacagAGTTTATTCAGAGACATTTTTACACTCTATGCTAGGTAGAGGCACTTTTACTTTTAAACTGCatatttgtgttaaattaaatattacagaTGCTTTTAGTGTTTGATGCCAATGTTGCttatttaatgaaattaattacAACTTTTCTGAGTTACATATTTAGTCCTCCATCGTCTGCAGGCAGTTTAACCATGCTGGGGTTTCCACGTCATTCTGCAGACAAGCCATTTTATCAGGGTGTGTGAAGCACATGGTCAGGTTACATTGCAGCAGCTGGGTCTTTACTGAAAACAAAGAGTGTTGTAGTTTTTACATACAGCAAGGAGAATATAAGAGACCCCCTGATTCCATTCTGATTGAACTAGCACAAACAGGTTATGTTTACTGTAATCAAAGTACCTAAATAGAAGCATTCTgttatgtattattaaaaatactgttAACGCACAGTGCATCCAATAGGAAAATCTATCCGTTCATTATAATTTAgcagtaatcatttaaaaaatacggTTATTTCTAGTCTTGATAATCCACAAAATGAGCCGATAACACAGATGGACATAACTGttcaaatatacagtacaacGGTGCTTAGTTGTGCTTAACTGGATATGCAGGGCTCAGCAATAGATACAGCCAACTTTTGTTCTTGCCAAACTTAGTGACATAATCAAATGCATTATTGACAGCCCTGGAGGATTTGCAGGATATTCTGAGAGCTGATATGTTTATGTTAGACAGAGGGTACAGATTAATGTCTTAATGCTAGCGTCTTGTTAACTGCCACCCTTGGCAAAGATGCCATGTTTTCTTCTTATTTTGTTCACAAAATACCCATCTGAAAGCCATCAGACAAATTTCTGCCAGCCCTCGAGAAAAGGAGAACTATTAAACTGCCGGTAAAGTGTGTAATGACTTTTCAAATGGCACATTATTGTTAGATTTCATACTGTAGGAATATTTGATAATAGTTCTGCAGAATTTAAGAAAATAAGGATGGGGATAATTTGGCATAATCCAGTCTCTACTATGCTGAAAAATAACTTTTAACAAGTTTACCTTCTAGTTCGTCCATAAATTCTGACATTAAATCCAACTGCTTCAAAATATAATCCAGGCGATCTGAAGCTCCGTGTTCACTGTTTTCACTGGAATGTCCTTTAGACTCCATCTGAAAGTGAAATCGGGTTTCAAGTGCATAGACAAACacaatgattaaattaatttgaaaaaacaCTGAATTCAAATGTTTTGTGAAAAGCAGAAATATACAAAAGCCAAtttttatcagtttaataaaatgaatcaaacGCAGTCAGCATGATAAtgcttaaatatttttattaacttgtGTGAATGCATAgacaatgtttaaaataacagATCTACATGGCTGCACTGaaaaactaaagcaaaaaaataacTATATCAAAACCATTTGTTCTACAATGAATGTCTACATTTAATTAGTCTTGGGAGACACTTGTTCTTCATCAGCAGGATGACATTTTACTTCTTGTCCATCTGTAAGACCACAGAGGACCGCTTTGCACTTCTGGAACTCATTCTCCAGGCTCTTGAAAGATTCAGCAAGATCTGGACTGGTGCGGAGCACAACCATATCGTAGGTCATACAAGACAGCTTCACTGGGGACCAAAAGAAATATTGGTTATCGACAGTACGTATATTCCTTTACACTGTTCATTTcagtattgattattattatcatctgtAATGCGCTATTTGATCGCTAAGTTACCTACCTGAAACATCTTCCATTTGTTCAGTCATTTTCTCCAAATGCTGGTTGAGTTGCAAACTTTCACTACTGAAGTCCTCGCATAACTGCACGTCAGACAAACCGCCAGACATCTAAAAACCAGCAA is from Danio rerio strain Tuebingen ecotype United States chromosome 14, GRCz12tu, whole genome shotgun sequence and encodes:
- the zgc:194246 gene encoding synaptonemal complex central element protein 3; translation: MSGGLSDVQLCEDFSSESLQLNQHLEKMTEQMEDVSVKLSCMTYDMVVLRTSPDLAESFKSLENEFQKCKAVLCGLTDGQEVKCHPADEEQVSPKTN